In the Muricauda sp. MAR_2010_75 genome, one interval contains:
- a CDS encoding DUF4249 domain-containing protein, with the protein MDFKRKYGLMFWVSVSVLINSCIEPFDVSYVNFESALVIDAVLTNDMKQQRIVLTRTYEFEEEGPSAESNANVTVMDSNGNTYTFSDSENGVYFSDQAFAAELGVEYQLSITTQDGRAYGSEPVQLTTGTTTIDQITAERITNDFGEDGMAIFVDSYDPTGNSVNYRYEYEETYRVVAPDWNFLTLIGDPQGGCGVLEAVNEDYKEVCYPTAFSNRIILTNTKDLAEDRVNQFRVRFIDRNNYIISYRYSILVRQYVESNEAYTFYRTLGEISTTENLFSQLQTGFLQGNVFSRENRDEQVLGYFDVSAVDEKRIFFNYSDFYPDEPLPPYVQNCSPSAPVIANPGGCVLRPILESGTAAFVGHNAPPGANEGPYFIAPRICGDCSVLGTAEVPEFWTE; encoded by the coding sequence ATGGATTTCAAGAGAAAATATGGACTTATGTTTTGGGTGTCTGTATCGGTTTTAATCAATTCATGTATTGAACCTTTTGATGTCTCCTATGTGAATTTTGAAAGCGCTTTGGTAATCGATGCGGTGCTAACCAATGACATGAAACAACAACGCATTGTTTTGACCCGCACCTATGAGTTTGAAGAAGAGGGACCCTCTGCAGAATCAAATGCCAACGTTACTGTAATGGACTCAAACGGAAATACCTACACTTTTTCGGATAGTGAAAACGGGGTCTATTTTTCAGACCAGGCCTTCGCTGCGGAGTTGGGAGTGGAGTATCAACTCTCCATTACTACCCAAGATGGGAGGGCGTATGGATCGGAACCAGTGCAACTGACCACGGGCACAACCACAATTGACCAAATTACTGCTGAGCGTATCACAAACGACTTTGGGGAAGATGGGATGGCCATTTTTGTGGATAGCTATGATCCTACCGGAAACTCAGTTAACTATAGATATGAATATGAGGAAACTTATCGGGTTGTAGCTCCAGATTGGAACTTCTTAACCTTAATTGGAGATCCACAAGGAGGATGTGGGGTTTTAGAAGCGGTAAATGAAGATTATAAGGAGGTCTGTTACCCAACAGCGTTTTCCAACCGAATAATACTGACCAACACCAAAGATTTGGCGGAAGATCGGGTGAATCAGTTTAGGGTTCGTTTTATAGATAGAAACAATTATATCATTTCTTATCGCTATAGCATTCTAGTACGACAATATGTAGAATCCAACGAGGCTTATACCTTTTATAGAACACTTGGAGAAATATCAACTACTGAAAATCTATTTTCCCAACTCCAAACTGGATTTTTACAGGGCAATGTTTTTTCCAGAGAAAACCGGGATGAGCAGGTTTTGGGTTATTTTGATGTATCCGCTGTGGATGAAAAAAGAATATTTTTTAACTATTCAGATTTTTATCCGGATGAACCATTGCCACCCTACGTACAGAATTGTAGCCCAAGCGCCCCGGTAATAGCTAACCCAGGAGGATGTGTTTTACGTCCTATTTTAGAAAGCGGAACAGCTGCCTTTGTAGGTCATAATGCTCCACCGGGAGCTAATGAAGGCCCCTATTTTATTGCACCCCGTATTTGTGGGGATTGCAGCGTATTGGGCACCGCAGAGGTACCCGAATTTTGGACCGAATAG
- a CDS encoding DUF4249 domain-containing protein has product MKKAGNLGSLFIGYGMILLSGCIEPFDTSYVDFESALVIDATITDEPKHQEIYISRTYEFEADGPTGESGARVKVLTGNGNAYDFTEGEAGTYVSNQLFSAEPNLDYTLEITTKDGRQYASHTVQMAGKSSIDSLYAVRMLNDFGEDGMGVFVDGSSSGDDPGYYQYEYEETYKVVAPMFRDEDLIVVDQSPPLPPILEFGPRSPDEFVCYPSHRSTNLLLNDTEDLGIDRFENYNVRFINSEDYILSYRYSILVKQYVHSQTAYRFYETLKNFATSESLFSETQPGYLIGNIISQKDRNEKVLGYFDVASVDEKRIFFNYVDFFPGESLPPYVSPCEIIAPLRGFLIDQVRYNLVKYVKDYDGENLYRPGPYIVVDRVCGDCTVLGPSEAPEFWID; this is encoded by the coding sequence ATGAAAAAAGCAGGGAACTTAGGGTCACTATTCATAGGGTACGGAATGATACTACTATCTGGTTGTATTGAACCTTTTGACACTTCCTATGTAGATTTTGAAAGTGCCCTAGTTATAGATGCGACCATCACCGATGAACCCAAGCACCAGGAAATCTATATTTCACGCACCTATGAGTTTGAAGCCGACGGGCCAACAGGAGAATCGGGAGCAAGGGTTAAGGTGTTGACAGGAAATGGAAATGCCTATGATTTTACCGAAGGAGAGGCAGGCACATATGTATCCAACCAACTATTTTCGGCAGAGCCTAACTTGGATTACACATTGGAGATAACTACCAAAGATGGCCGCCAATATGCTTCCCATACGGTCCAAATGGCTGGGAAATCGAGCATTGATAGTCTCTATGCCGTTCGTATGTTGAACGATTTTGGGGAGGATGGCATGGGTGTTTTTGTGGACGGTTCCAGTTCAGGGGATGATCCAGGATATTATCAATATGAATATGAGGAAACCTATAAGGTTGTAGCACCAATGTTTAGGGATGAAGATTTGATAGTAGTGGATCAGTCTCCTCCATTGCCCCCAATCTTAGAATTTGGGCCAAGGTCGCCAGATGAGTTTGTTTGTTATCCTTCACATCGTTCAACCAATTTATTGCTTAATGACACAGAAGATTTAGGCATAGATCGATTCGAAAACTATAATGTCCGTTTTATCAACAGTGAAGACTATATCCTTTCGTACAGGTACAGTATTTTGGTAAAACAGTATGTGCATTCACAAACAGCATACAGGTTTTATGAGACACTGAAAAATTTTGCAACATCAGAAAGCCTTTTTTCAGAAACGCAGCCGGGTTACTTAATAGGGAATATAATTTCCCAAAAGGATAGAAATGAAAAAGTCTTGGGCTATTTTGATGTAGCTTCTGTAGATGAAAAACGGATTTTTTTCAATTATGTTGATTTTTTCCCTGGAGAATCCCTACCGCCTTATGTAAGTCCATGTGAGATAATTGCTCCATTACGCGGATTTTTGATCGATCAGGTAAGATATAATCTTGTAAAATATGTTAAGGATTATGATGGCGAAAATTTGTATAGGCCAGGGCCATATATTGTTGTGGATCGTGTTTGTGGCGACTGTACGGTATTGGGCCCGTCTGAAGCCCCGGAATTTTGGATAGATTAA